aaaaagtaatcaggtGGTAATTACACAatgtaattaccagcaattcacagCCTCTGCATGTGAATTGTAGAGTGTAATTACCTCTGCCAATTGCATCAATTACctgctgaccaagtaattacatgtccttccaaacaggacAAGGCAATGTAATTAtaccaattacaccaaattcaattaccagggtgtccttccaaacaggcccttcatttttttttattaaatagtccatttgtccctaattacttgtcatcTTTTGAATTGGCACaccaattaagaaaacaattattgacatagtgagtttaccattttacccctattaattatgaagttgatgaattaaaaacttaagatttttaaaaagttctacctttttcaaagtaattaattaaaggtatagtaggtaaaaaaaattgttctttcttgattgtcaaaatgaacaaataattatagacaactaaaaaaagaaaagtggacaagtaattagagacattGAGAGTAGGGACATGCTATTTCATCTCGGAATTTGAAATCAACTTTTGGACATGCGAGTTCATTTTTTGATTCTCCAAAAATGCTTGATTagaaaatttcatatcatgattttacATTTTCAAATACAATAACTGACCCACAACTTATATTTGTAAAAAGAACCCACCATTTTATATCTACATACTCCCTTTccctctgtttaaaaaagaatgatatagtttcatttttagtctatttcaaaaagaatgatccctttccttttttgacaacactttaacttcaactttacaACATGTTTAAGGTCACAAGATTAAAgagcattttggtacatttgacataattttaatttaaaactacaaaattaaaaagtcttttttttttcttaaactccgttccAAGTTAAATTAGGGCCTTTCTTTTAAAAACGAAGGAAATATGTTCTTGCAAAAATACCAAaggaataataaaatattcatgaaatatgaacatgatgataTAATTACTTCAATTTGATCTCATATCTAGGACCCGTTTGGCAATAGATTTCCCAAGTAATATTTGGAGAAAtatttggcaaatagtgtttgtccatacaatttgccattatttggcaaatatcccaaatttctaaatatttgagccaaatctcattatttgatatcttttaaaaattgaaattttacaccaagcttttatcttttacaaaaacacNataataaaatattcatgaaatatgaacatgatgataTAATAACTTCAATTTGATCTCATATCTAGGATCCGTTTGGCAATAGATTTCCCAAGTAATATTTGGAGAAAtatttggcaaatagtgtttgtccatataatttgtcattatttggcaaatatcccaaatttctaaatatttgagccaaatgtcattatttgatatcttttaaaaattgaaattttacaccaaaacttttatcttttacaaaaacacatattcaatgaatatgaaagtggtgatatggttgttgatgaaaatgatgaacaatcggcttaaggtaacaaagtcatgtgttttgtctacttcacgatgtatgGAATAATGtttgttgcactcactccaaactaTGACATTGCTTCagtgtcatggacactacttattatttgttgcaacgaagatTCAATTGAtttgtaatacaaacttatggttagttttgatagtttttaaaacttatggttataaatcatatttttcttaaaaagtgaaatatgttttcCAAATATTATGATCAAatacatggtgaaatttcatccaaataatatctatcaagaatatttgaaaatctatggtcaaacggCCCTTATAGTTTGTTCCTTGCTTTTTGATAATTGTGCACCGCCGACTGTAGCGGCAAACAAACACATAtggtttcaatttcaaaattcccTTTCACTTTACTacccaaaatcaaaccaattcTTGTCAACCTAAACCCTAGCATGTCTTGGTCATGTTCACGATGCACATTCTTGAACCCTCCTTCCCAAAAATCATCCTGCCATATATGCTTAtctgactcaccattatcaatcTCATCAGACCCTTCAATTTCAGTCCCAAAACCCAAATGGCCATGTAAAGCTTGTACCTTTACGAACCCTTATCACAGTATAAGTTGTGAAATATGTGGTACTAGGGTTTCAGCTTCAGGACTTGCTACACTTGAaactgatgatgatgatgatgatttgaGTTCTTCTGTTGGCAACGTGTTCTTGCCTTTGAGGCCTTGTAACAAGGGTAAAATAACAACTAGGGCTCCTATTATGGTTGAAGATGATGTGAAGGAGTCTGTTAGGTTTAGATGTGCGAATGCGGCAAACAAGAGGAAAAATAGGGAGGAACCACTCGGGGTTGAAGAGGCTGAGGTTGATGCTGCTATGGGGTATAGGGGTGTAAAGGCTGCTGCAACTAAAGCAATTGAAATATCGGGTATATTGGAGTTCTTCTTGTTTGATTCTGATTAATTTGTCAATATTAATTAGGAGTTTGTTATGTTTCTACATGAATTAtctgataaaatatatttcttttttgttggtTTTGCGCATACAATGGTGTTCCTTGATTAGGTTTTGAATTAGGCAGGAACATTGCTTTAGTGTGATTCTTTAGTATACGTCGGAGTAAATTTTTGGATATGTGGATGTTGTGAATGAAATGGGACTGGAAGGATGTAAAGTATTCACATAGTTGGCTTATCTAGTTTGGGTTTGAGGTTTACTAATATGTGCTGTGTGTGCTTAATGATATATTTGTAATAAATCTATCTTGTTAAGTGATAGTCTTGGTCAAGAAGATATGCAGTTCCTGTTTTCCGTTTGTGCAAATTTTCTGATTGATTGGTGGTCGCTTCAGTTGTATGCCAATCATTTTGCAGACTAGTTCATGATCTTGTAGACTGGTTCTATCATGTAGAGAGATATAACAATGGGAACTTCTCccatgaaaatgaaaaagtataaaagtACTGTGTAGGGAAAGAGTGTTTTTTTTCTGGGATTTATGATGTTTAGTTTGCCGGAAAAGGCTTAATTGTGGAAGCTGTTAGTAAGTTTTTAGGATGTTAAGCCTTTTGATGCTATTATATACTTTGTTTAGCTGAGGGATATCTAGATTTTGTGTTGGAAAAGTTCACCTTTTCGGATGCTATTGTTCCTTAAATTTTTAAGTGCAATGATTTGTGGTGCAGATTCAGTGGAACAGGAACCAGGCAAAACTTTCTCAACCAGTAAATCCAAAGTGTTGAAGATCTTGACCTATAATGTGTGGTTTGCAGACATAGAGATGCACAAGAGGATGAAAGCCATAGGCAACCTTATTGCGCTGCATACGCCAGATGTTATATGTTTTCAGGTTATCATCATTTATCTACACATCTATATGCAAGAAAAATTATGCCTTGCATGAAAGTTATTGACTCTGTAATTTGTGATACCTATTCAGGAGGTTACTCCAGAAATATATGACATTTTTCAGCACTCTGGTTGGTGGAAAATGTATTCTTGTTCCATTTCAAATGTGATGGAATTGACGAGAGGATACTTCTGCATGCAAGTAATTACTTAATACACCTTGAATATTTGGTATTTTATGTGTATTCTGAAGGCCTATTATACAATGCTTTAGTTATGTtctgttcttttttctttgcgATCCTGGTTTATCTTCTATTATGTGCACTTGGTTTGAGCACTTCTATTGGATCTGGAATTCTTGCAATAGTTAAGATAATTAGTTCTACACTATACCCAAGGACACCTTAGTTTTCAATTACTTACAACGGAGCTTTCCAGTTGACATAGCCCATAGAAGTCTCTCTATAGTACTCCCTCTAGTCCATACTAAGTGAATTATTAGGAtttttttcatagttcaaaataagtgacttgttcaaagttcaagagaTTTATTGGGCCTTTTTCCATGTTTACCCTTCATCTAATGAGGTTCTCAACTACTTTATGTTTTCTAGGAAAATAGCTTGAAAATAATCAAAGGTAATAGTGGAAAGTAGCCTTTTGTTTATcgtccttaaatatttttctaaggGGTGTGCCCATACCCCAACAATTCACTCAATATGGATTAGAGAGAATAGTACTTAACATTTACTCTCCCTTTCAATAGGAAAAGTTAATGTTGAAGATCTGGAACATCTCAATAATTGCTCAACATGAATCCTTgcagttttttgaaaaaagttgGTCCATTTTTTATAGTTAAACTTGGTCTTTGACAAAAAATTTGCAGTTGAGCAAACTTGCAGTGAAATCCTACAGTTGCAAGCCATTTAGCAATTCTATAATGGGAAGGGAACTCTGTATTGCTGAGATTGAAGTTGAGAAAGATATGACCTTGGTTGTTGCTACCAGCCATCTTGAGAGTCCTTGCCCTGGGCCACCCAAGTGGGATCAAATGTACAGCAAGGAACGTGTGGAGCAAGCCAAGGAAGCTGTGGAGCTGCTTGATAGAAAACGGAATGTAGTCTTTTGTGGTGATATGAACTGGGATGACAAATTGGATGGTCAATTTCCTCCAACTGATGGATGGATTGATGCTTGGGGAAAAATGAAGCCTGAAGAAACCGGATGGACATacgacaccaagtcaaacaaaatGTTAAGCGCCAATAGGACACTACAGAAACGTCTGGACAGGATTGTCTGCAAACTGCAAGATTTCTGTGTAAGTGATGTTAAGATGATTGGAAAGGATGCAATCCCAAATCTTACatatataaaggaaaagaaagtgaAGAGTGAAGTTAAGAAACTGACACTACCTGTTTTGCCTAGCGATCATTATGGTCTACTTTTGGAGATCTCTCCTCAGTAGTCCAAAGTTGAGAGATGTATTGCTTATTATTCTCTCAGTGTATTCAATGAATGTAAAAGGGTCTTAAAAGCTTTTGCAGAGCACTTGTTTTTTTGTACATTGCTACTACTTTACTAGTGCTCATGTTTGCACCAGAGGATATTTTGTATGCTATGTTCATAGGCTTCTTATGATATCAGTATTCACTTCTGTGCTGCATTTTCCATTTGTTGTAACTNTATTCAATGAATGTAAAAGGGTCTTAAAAGCTTTTGCAGAGCACTTGTTTTTTTGTACATTGCTACTACTTTACTAGTGCTCATGTTTGCACCAGAGGATATTTTCTATGCTATGTTCATAGGCTTATTATGATATCAGTATTCACTTCTGTGCTGCATTTTCCATTTGTTGCAACTTCTCTTGGGGTTAAGTTAAATCAATTTTTAGCAATTCCTGACTACTGCTTCAAGCGTCCTATGAATTTTTATAGCAGCCACGTGATGAACGTATATCGAACTATTCTTTCGCCTGAATGTTGTTAGTGTGATCCCAAGAATTTTAGTTATAATGTTTCTATTGTTATTTAATGAGTTAAAAATGTCATTtgttcaaataaatttattattttaaacattCTTTTcccaataataaatttttttatttgcataCTTCAATTCGGAAAAGattaagatataaaaatattttctaagagTTGTACACCTTTAGTTACAAGTGTTGAATCCAGCAGTGGTTCTGGGCTATTCGTTTTCCTAGGAAGGTTATATCCTCTTTGACTTAACAAGTATTGGattaaaagaagagaataaaatGATGTTTCCTTAGAAAATCATAGACTTAACACTAACTTTTAGAAGAAACTTAAATAACTTGGAGACAGAGGGCAGCTGAATTTTCAcagatgaaaattttatattgaaaaattcCTCCAAAAACGACATCATTCTCGTGCTTGAATTCAGAACTTGTAATTAAAAATAGCGGTATGTTCACCTTCACCCTATCATAATATTAAGCTCctgtttgaccatagattttaaagttgaaacttgaaaattttgaatttttaaagcTGTTTTTGGATTTTGGACATGTCATTTTACTTCAgaaaaactcaaactcaactcaTCGAATCCCCACAGGAATAGACAAACGGATATAACATTTGCATCTGTAAAGTTTGCCTAGTACCATCTTAGTGCTAAATTTTAACGAAAtctctttacttttttaaaataaaaataatgattttattcaGTAAAATTGTGAGCATAAATTTGTTTATTCCTTATTCTTCGCTCCTAAGGTTTCTCTATAATTCAAGGGTCATTAGTAGTgtattttaaaaaggaaatcaaatttatcatgtcaatttttcaaatgttggaatcaaatcaaaatattataattaaaccGATTTTTCTTGCTACGgtttttattatctttttctGTTAATTCGTTCTGTCttttttcttggaaaatatATGATAAACCTCCGAGCATAACACTAACGTACAAATCAATCACTCTTTAAGAAAAGAATCAACTATATATAAATGTactcaaattatatatatagcttatttgatataattatatgcattatttaagaatttatctattttaatttcaagGAACATAATATCTAAAACTTCTtacaataatgttttttttgtgcAAAAAATTAGAGAGTTGTGATTTAATGATAACTGaatcaaataaattatgaataaagGACTCAAATACAAGTTATTTTAACATGAAATAGattctttgatttattaaaataaaagctaCGAATAAAACTACTGAATACGGGtaaagaattaaattaattactactAGTAATTAAGTCAAACATCTAGATTAAAAATCAAGAGTGAAATAGATTAATATGTAGcgtaaaattttatataaaatgtatATACACACACAATATAAATAGAGTGTGTACAAAGGGCAGGGACGTAGTCAACGCCACAGAGAGAGtttggttggtttggttttttggatatttttttgttaagaccaaaatcaaattaaatagaatcttttttaaaatagaaaacgtctaaaaccaaatcaaacaaaacaaaatgtcatgatttttttctttgatttggtTATATTCCCGTAAACACCCCTACACAAGTATGTTAGATTATCAGCTTCAGAGATTCACTTGTTTTGATAGACAATCATAATGAGTACGTTATTATTTTCATGGTCATATTTTTATGAATGAGAcgtaattaaaatataatcaaatattgaaattgaaaatattaaaggaaGAAACTAAACCAGCTAGTATAAGAAATCAAGTAAGATGAGGTGAATAAAGATTAATGCATGTACATTTGAAGGAATGATGTAAGGGAAGAGTTAGGTTGATCACGAAGGTTTTGGCtttttaataaacaaaaatattatactACTAGTCAATATATAACAGGCAATGTATACATGACTTAATATCTTCCTACCTAACTTTCACATTATTGTTAATCTTACTTTACTACTATATAAGTTGAGcttccaaaactcaaaattctcATCAATAACATCTTAATTGCTACTAACATCTTATACAATGGCAACCGATATGATGATTCTCCTAATTGTTGCTTGTACACTTGTTTTATCCACAAATGCAATTAGGAGCCTTGATTCCATGAAATCTCAATCAGATGAACATATGAAGTTTATACGCCATCCAATTTTACCACCATTTTTTGGTGGCCACGGGCTTGGTAGGCCCGCATTTGGTGTAGGGCCGGTTATTGGATTCGGTCCTTTTGGAGGAATTGTGGGGGGAGCTAGTCCAAACAACGGTGCTGGATTGGGTTTCGGAACTGGAACTGGAACTGGAACTGAAACAGGAAGTGGAACTGAAATTGGAAGTGGATCAGGTTTTGGGTCCAGCAATGGAGGAGGAGGTTTCGGGTCCAGCATTGGAGGAGGAGGTTTCGGGTCTAGCATTGGAGGAGGAGGTTTTGGGTCAGGAAATGTCGGAGGAGGTTTTGGTTTTAACGGTGATAGTAATGGAGGTGCTAGTCCTATTGGTGATGGTTCATTTGCTAGTGGTCAAGCTAAAGCATCACTTGGAAATCAAAAACCTTGAACAACTCGTCATCacgatatgatatgatatgatatgatatattactattatttacTAGATTTCACACAAATAAGACTAACTTCGCATATTGCGCTAGTTACTAACTAATTAGGAGAATTACTCATCTTTCTTTCAAATACTTATATGTTATGGTTTGATTTTGCATATTTAAGTATAATTCTTATATATGAGTCAAATTTTATACGTATTGGCCCTAAAATGCCCTTATTTTTGACGGccacattttaaaatattaataaatgtaTCATTTATTACGTGACACGATTTTATTGGTGTGTTTAAAAATTAACCTAACTAGTTAAATCTCCATCCAAGATCCACCTAAAGAATCCACACCCACCCGCCCTAAATACCCATTAAATTAAGTGCAAAAACCTTAATTTCATCTTGTTCATTATGCTAAATTTGATTTGCTCTTCAAATTATTATCATCTTCTTCGTGAATCCAACTACAAATTCGTTCCAAGCTATCCTAATTCATCttcaatgccctccaaaatcaaaatacaacttCACAATGATGGCAAGACAATAATCCGAATCACCGACTTCAAAATAAGTAACAAATTATACATCAAAAATTTGTAATCGCCATTAGAGTTCTATCTGAGCTTCAATAGTGTTCAATATATTTAAACCgggtttttttcttctcaatatCGAAATTCTTGATCAATGGAGGAACAATATCACCATTTTTGTTCAATAAGATACCAAAGTGGATGATTGACTCATTCCATACTAGAAATAATCGCAGAAAATCCTTTGATAACCCGGATTCTCAGCTGACTTACAACGAGTTTAAGTTTCAAATACAATACCAATTATTTTCAAGCTTAAAATAGTATACT
The Solanum stenotomum isolate F172 chromosome 12, ASM1918654v1, whole genome shotgun sequence DNA segment above includes these coding regions:
- the LOC125847614 gene encoding uncharacterized protein LOC125847614: MVSISKFPFTLLPKIKPILVNLNPSMSWSCSRCTFLNPPSQKSSCHICLSDSPLSISSDPSISVPKPKWPCKACTFTNPYHSISCEICGTRVSASGLATLETDDDDDDLSSSVGNVFLPLRPCNKGKITTRAPIMVEDDVKESVRFRCANAANKRKNREEPLGVEEAEVDAAMGYRGVKAAATKAIEISDSVEQEPGKTFSTSKSKVLKILTYNVWFADIEMHKRMKAIGNLIALHTPDVICFQEVTPEIYDIFQHSGWWKMYSCSISNVMELTRGYFCMQLSKLAVKSYSCKPFSNSIMGRELCIAEIEVEKDMTLVVATSHLESPCPGPPKWDQMYSKERVEQAKEAVELLDRKRNVVFCGDMNWDDKLDGQFPPTDGWIDAWGKMKPEETGWTYDTKSNKMLSANRTLQKRLDRIVCKLQDFCVSDVKMIGKDAIPNLTYIKEKKVKSEVKKLTLPVLPSDHYGLLLEISPQ
- the LOC125847624 gene encoding glycine-rich protein 23-like yields the protein MATDMMILLIVACTLVLSTNAIRSLDSMKSQSDEHMKFIRHPILPPFFGGHGLGRPAFGVGPVIGFGPFGGIVGGASPNNGAGLGFGTGTGTGTETGSGTEIGSGSGFGSSNGGGGFGSGNVGGGFGFNGDSNGGASPIGDGSFASGQAKASLGNQKP